In a genomic window of Erigeron canadensis isolate Cc75 chromosome 5, C_canadensis_v1, whole genome shotgun sequence:
- the LOC122600782 gene encoding pollen receptor-like kinase 2 encodes MNKMMPFIKHFEHLQIQLELIKSATNNFSDDHCIGKGGFGNVYKAELALSKGLTMVALKRLNRAFGQGDPEFWKEVTMLSVYRHQNIVSLLGFCDDSGEKILVYEFAPRRSLDLYLDKDELTWARRLHICIGAARGLAYLHGSVGTQQQRVLHRDIKSSNILLDEDWNARISDLGLSKFGPANQQYTFLVSNAVGTIGYCDPLYVETGLLTKESDVYSFGVVLFEVFCGRLCIGNVNNKKVPLTGLVRQFYEQNKIDELVYSNIKDKINPDSLKAFTVIAYKCLNRDQETRPLMTEVVKMLENALNYQKGIQTQDHQEKNNITYDKCETFHFMRAGRQRFDLKDLLSGEAEVLGKGSLGTSYKARPLGVASDYVVKIFKLDSIKEEKIDFHAHMMMLGSMSHPNLLSYVACYYDDGDNRLSVTDFAVNGSLASHLHDKPKDGEPGLDWPTRLKIIQGIARGLDYLYHEFPRLPLPHGHLRSSSVLLDEAFNPLLADYALLPIFTKNEAKKHFMAYKSRDFTQDVRMTRKTEVWCLGILILEILTGKLPINYLEQGDHGKNDLGTWVRSVGKEEWSDKVFDKNMKWAENNEIEMIDLLEIGIHCCEPRVAMRWDMKKAIEKIQGLKEREDDDEECSSDSTQGEDSSDTPRRIHN; translated from the exons atgaacaagatGATGCCTTTCATAAAACACTTTGAACACCTCCAAATTCAGCTAGAGCTTATCAAATCAGCAACAAATAACTTTTCTGATGACCATTGTATCGGAAAAGGGGGATTCGGGAACGTGTATAAGGCAGAACTCGCCCTTTCCAAGGGGCTAACCATGGTTGCCTTAAAGCGCTTAAATCGTGCTTTTGGACAAGGCGACCCTGAGTTCTGGAAGGAGGTCACTATGCTTTCTGTTTACAGACATCAAAACATTGTTTCTCTGTTAGGGTTTTGTGACGATAGTGGAGAAAAGATTCTTGTATATGAGTTTGCACCTAGGAGAAGTTTAGACTTGTATCTTGACAAAGATGAACTAACATGGGCTCGACGCCTTCATATTTGTATTGGAGCGGCTCGTGGGCTAGCGTACCTTCATGGTTCCGTAGGGACACAACAGCAACGTGTATTGCATCGTGATATTAAAAGTTCAAATATCTTATTAGATGAAGATTGGAATGCCAGAATCTCCGATTTGGGTCTATCCAAATTTGGTCCTGCTAACCAACAATACACGTTTCTTGTCTCCAATGCAGTAGGCACAATTGGGTATTGTGATCCGCTGTATGTGGAGACTGGATTATTAACAAAAGAATCTGACGTTTATTCTTTTGGAGTGGTGTTATTTGAGGTATTTTGTGGCAGGTTGTGCATTGGAAATGTCAACAATAAGAAAGTACCTTTAACAGGATTGGTACGACAGTTCTACGAACAGAACAAAATAGATGAGCTTGTTTATAGTAATATCAAGGATAAAATAAATCCTGATTCACTCAAGGCCTTTACAGTGATTGCTTATAAATGTTTGAATAGAGACCAGGAAACACGTCCTTTAATGACCGAGGTTGTGAAGATGCTTGAAAATGCACTTAATTATCAA AAGGGGATCCAGACACAAGACCaccaagaaaaaaataatataacatatGACAAATGCGAGACGTTTCACTTCATGAGGGCAGGTAGGCAAAGGTTTGACTTGAAAGATCTTCTAAGTGGTGAAGCTGAAGTATTAGGAAAAGGAAGTTTGGGAACTTCGTACAAGGCAAGACCTTTGGGCGTAGCATCAGATTATGTTGTCAAGATATTCAAGTTAGACAGtatcaaagaagaaaaaatagaCTTCCATGCACATATGATGATGTTGGGAAGTATGTCACATCCCAATCTACTATCGTATGTGGCTTGTTACTATGACGATGGTGATAATAGGCTATCGGTCACAGATTTTGCTGTCAATGGTAGCTTGGCCAGTCATCTTCATG ATAAACCAAAAGATGGTGAGCCAGGATTGGATTGGCCAACACGATTAAAGATAATCCAGGGTATAGCAAGAGGGCTTGATTATCTTTATCACGAGTTTCCTCGCCTACCTCTCCCTCATGGCCACTTAAGATCATCGTCTGTGCTACTTGACGAAGCTTTTAATCCCCTTTTAGCAGACTATGCCCTATTACCTATTTTTACTAAGAATGAAGCTAAAAAACACTTTATGGCCTACAAGTCACGTGATTTCACTCAAGATGTACGTATGACAAGGAAGACAGAAGTTTGGTGTCTAGGAATCTTGATACTAGAGATACTAACCGGTAAATTACCAATAAACTATCTAGAGCAAGGTGACCACGGAAAAAATGATTTGGGGACATGGGTGAGGTCTGTAGGGAAGGAAGAGTGGAGTgacaaggtgtttgataaaaacatgaaatGGGCAGAGAACAACGAGATTGAGATGATAGACCTTTTGGAGATCGGGATACATTGTTGTGAACCACGTGTAGCGATGAGGTGGGATATGAAAAAGGCCATTGAGAAGATACAAGGGTTGAAGGAGagggaagatgatgatgaagagtgCTCATCTGATTCAACCCAAGGAGAGGACTCGAGTGATACCCCAAGAAGAATACACAACTGA